The following coding sequences are from one Bacteroidales bacterium window:
- a CDS encoding GNAT family N-acetyltransferase codes for MYDKRICLRAPEPEDIDFLYQLENDTANWTLSENTTPLSRYAIEQYILSCEQDFFVMKQLRMIITTNDTEKSQRIGTVELFDADAVNLRAGIGIIIIPEKQKLGYAKATLEMMHDYVFNTLGLHQLYCNISEDNLTSLALFRKMGYKDIGLKKHWLRHNQIWKNVFMLQFINE; via the coding sequence ATGTATGATAAACGCATTTGCCTTAGGGCACCCGAACCCGAGGATATCGATTTTCTGTATCAGCTTGAAAATGACACCGCGAATTGGACATTAAGCGAAAATACCACACCTTTGTCACGTTATGCCATTGAGCAATATATTCTGAGTTGTGAACAGGATTTTTTTGTCATGAAACAACTGAGAATGATTATCACCACTAACGACACCGAAAAGTCACAGAGAATAGGCACAGTGGAACTTTTTGATGCAGATGCCGTGAACTTAAGGGCAGGAATTGGTATCATAATAATTCCTGAAAAACAAAAACTTGGATACGCAAAAGCAACTCTCGAAATGATGCATGATTATGTTTTCAACACTTTAGGATTACATCAGCTCTATTGCAACATATCCGAAGATAATCTCACAAGTCTTGCCTTGTTTCGAAAGATGGGATATAAGGATATCGGGTTGAAAAAACATTGGTTGCGTCACAACCAAATATGGAAAAATGTTTTTATGTTGCAATTCATTAACGAGTGA
- the dapF gene encoding diaminopimelate epimerase — translation MTVVFEKFHGTGNDFILINNKDKKFDPATDVVKLLCDRRFGIGADGLLLLGNSQEYDFSMRYFNSDGHEGSMCGNGGRCISAYAYQHFDINKKIIFKAVDGIHHAEVILVEKNTAMVRLRMNDVTEVRQSPDYYFLDTGSPHYVAFVRNADEINLEKEGREIRYSSLFAPAGTNVDFVEIRDNDLYVRTYERGVEEETLSCGTGVTAAAIAASCFMIGTTYNIQTKGGNLKVSFTKNENTYKDIWLEGPVTHVFSGQIEI, via the coding sequence ATGACGGTTGTTTTTGAGAAGTTTCATGGCACGGGCAACGATTTTATCCTTATTAACAACAAAGACAAAAAATTTGACCCGGCAACAGATGTCGTAAAATTATTATGCGACAGGCGTTTTGGAATTGGTGCTGATGGGCTTTTGCTTTTGGGAAACTCCCAAGAATATGATTTTTCAATGCGGTATTTTAACTCTGATGGACATGAGGGGAGCATGTGTGGTAACGGTGGACGTTGTATTTCTGCTTACGCATATCAGCATTTTGATATTAATAAAAAAATAATTTTTAAAGCTGTTGACGGAATTCATCATGCAGAAGTTATTCTTGTGGAAAAAAACACAGCAATGGTAAGGCTCAGAATGAATGATGTTACAGAAGTACGGCAAAGCCCTGATTATTATTTTCTGGATACGGGCTCTCCGCATTATGTTGCTTTTGTTCGTAATGCGGATGAAATTAACCTTGAAAAAGAAGGCAGGGAAATTCGTTATAGCAGCTTATTTGCTCCTGCGGGCACCAATGTGGATTTTGTTGAGATAAGAGATAACGATTTGTATGTTAGGACTTATGAGCGTGGAGTGGAAGAAGAAACACTTTCGTGTGGCACGGGAGTTACTGCTGCAGCAATTGCAGCCTCTTGCTTTATGATTGGAACAACCTACAATATTCAAACTAAAGGGGGGAATCTTAAAGTTAGTTTTACAAAAAATGAAAATACGTATAAGGATATTTGGCTTGAAGGACCTGTCACTCATGTTTTTTCAGGACAAATAGAAATTTGA
- a CDS encoding Do family serine endopeptidase, whose protein sequence is MKRIVTTIGIALATSLITILAFRYADNKNQNIQTYFKNQLPAYPASFSHASFSTNPDFTAAAEKTIHAVVHIQTQYYYKNSYYDQFFGYDPFFNFFNQRRYNNTPIETMGSGVLISENGYIVTNNHVVNEATKIMVTLNDKRTYEAKIIGTDAGTDLALIKIEENNLPYITYGNSDEVKIGEWVLAVGNPFNLTSTVTAGIVSAKARDINIWGDKTTVESFIQTDAAINPGNSGGALVNTTGELIGINAAIASNTGSFTGYSFAIPSNIVRKIIADIMEFGQVQRAFMGLSFTDLDNKLAEAKKLKDLNGLYVQSIYEGGSAEIAGIKQGDVIVKVNGNNIHSSSEMKEILIRQRPGDKIDVTVLRENEEKNFTLTLQNREGGTAILNKSAESQNVFGATLTEIDENTKTRLGINNGVKISKLERGKLSNAGIKEGFIITRIDNKTMKTVNDVTNILSSKQGAVLIEGIYSNGMQAYFAFAL, encoded by the coding sequence ATGAAAAGAATAGTAACAACCATCGGAATTGCTCTGGCAACGAGCCTCATAACTATTTTGGCTTTCAGGTATGCCGACAATAAAAACCAAAATATACAGACCTATTTTAAAAATCAGTTGCCTGCTTATCCGGCATCATTCAGTCATGCGTCTTTCTCAACAAACCCTGATTTCACGGCAGCTGCAGAAAAAACAATACACGCCGTGGTTCATATACAGACTCAGTATTACTATAAAAATTCATATTATGACCAGTTTTTCGGTTATGACCCGTTTTTTAACTTTTTCAACCAGCGGCGTTATAACAACACACCCATTGAAACTATGGGTTCAGGTGTTTTAATTTCTGAAAACGGGTACATCGTTACCAATAATCATGTTGTAAATGAAGCTACTAAAATAATGGTCACATTAAATGATAAAAGAACTTATGAAGCAAAAATTATTGGCACTGATGCCGGGACTGATCTGGCTTTAATTAAAATTGAAGAAAATAATCTGCCCTATATCACCTATGGAAACTCCGATGAAGTTAAAATCGGGGAATGGGTTCTTGCTGTAGGCAACCCCTTTAACCTGACCTCTACCGTAACAGCAGGAATTGTCAGTGCCAAGGCAAGAGATATTAATATCTGGGGAGACAAAACTACTGTTGAATCTTTTATACAAACAGATGCAGCCATTAATCCGGGGAACAGCGGCGGGGCACTGGTAAATACCACTGGCGAACTTATAGGTATCAATGCAGCCATTGCCAGCAATACAGGTTCGTTCACAGGGTACTCTTTCGCTATACCTTCAAATATCGTTCGCAAAATCATTGCAGACATTATGGAATTCGGTCAAGTGCAACGGGCATTTATGGGACTCAGTTTTACTGACCTCGACAATAAGCTGGCAGAAGCAAAAAAACTTAAGGATTTAAACGGTCTTTATGTGCAATCCATTTACGAAGGCGGCTCCGCAGAAATTGCAGGCATTAAACAGGGCGATGTGATTGTTAAAGTCAACGGGAATAACATCCACAGTTCATCCGAAATGAAAGAAATTTTAATCCGCCAAAGGCCGGGAGACAAAATTGATGTTACCGTGCTTCGGGAAAATGAAGAAAAAAATTTCACTCTAACACTTCAAAACAGGGAGGGAGGCACTGCCATCCTCAATAAAAGTGCTGAAAGCCAAAATGTTTTCGGGGCAACGCTTACTGAGATTGATGAAAACACTAAAACCCGCCTTGGAATAAATAACGGAGTTAAAATAAGCAAATTAGAACGCGGAAAATTATCTAATGCAGGAATTAAGGAAGGGTTTATTATTACGCGCATTGATAATAAAACAATGAAAACGGTGAACGATGTAACCAATATTCTCTCAAGCAAACAAGGAGCCGTGTTAATTGAAGGCATTTATTCAAATGGGATGCAGGCATATTTTGCCTTTGCACTGTAA
- a CDS encoding RNA polymerase sigma factor RpoD/SigA, whose translation MRQLKITKSITNRETASLDKYLQEIGREELITADEEVKLTQQIKAGNQEALEKLTKANLRFVVSVAKQYQNQGLSLPDLINEGNLGLIKAAKRFDETRGFKFISYAVWWIRQSILQALAEQSRIVRLPLNQVGSLNRISKELSRLEQKFERPPLPDELAESLDIPQEKINAVMKISTRHVSMDAPLAQDEETKFIDVYMNEDGPTTDNNLMYESLSREIQRSLSTLTDKERDVINLYFGLGMNHGLTLEEIAVKFDLTRERVRQIKEKAIRRLKHTSRSKLLKAYLGQ comes from the coding sequence ATGAGGCAATTAAAGATAACAAAATCAATCACAAACAGGGAAACGGCTTCCCTTGACAAATATTTGCAGGAAATTGGCCGTGAAGAACTTATCACAGCCGATGAAGAAGTGAAGCTGACTCAGCAGATAAAGGCAGGAAATCAGGAAGCACTTGAAAAGTTGACTAAAGCCAATCTGCGTTTCGTTGTTTCTGTTGCGAAACAATATCAAAATCAGGGCTTGAGCCTTCCCGACCTTATTAATGAAGGTAATCTTGGACTGATAAAAGCCGCCAAACGTTTTGATGAAACCAGAGGCTTTAAATTTATCTCTTATGCCGTTTGGTGGATACGCCAATCCATTTTGCAGGCGCTTGCAGAACAATCCAGAATTGTCCGCTTGCCTCTGAATCAGGTTGGATCCTTAAATCGTATTTCCAAAGAATTATCACGCCTCGAACAAAAATTTGAACGTCCTCCCCTTCCCGATGAACTTGCTGAATCTTTAGATATTCCTCAGGAGAAAATAAATGCGGTAATGAAAATCTCCACCAGGCATGTTTCCATGGATGCTCCCTTAGCTCAGGACGAAGAAACCAAGTTCATAGATGTTTATATGAACGAAGACGGCCCAACTACAGATAATAACCTTATGTACGAATCTTTATCAAGAGAGATACAGCGTTCTTTATCCACACTTACGGATAAAGAAAGGGATGTCATTAACCTGTATTTTGGCCTTGGCATGAACCACGGGCTTACTCTTGAAGAAATTGCCGTAAAATTTGACCTGACACGTGAACGCGTTAGGCAGATTAAAGAAAAAGCCATCAGAAGATTGAAGCACACCTCACGAAGTAAATTGTTAAAAGCGTATTTAGGACAGTAA
- a CDS encoding phosphatidylserine decarboxylase family protein — MKIHKEGKVIILIFILIFFAINIPLFLFFQDYLLFDILMLAFTFIWLIIIIRFFREPSRDFVLDDKIIFSGADGVVVAIEEINEEKYLNEKRIQVSVFMSLNNVHVNWFPVSGKVIKTEDYYGRYFVARKPKSSYMNEQTTTIIKPEGRSPILVRQIAGFVARRIICYAEEKMQAMQCDQLGFIKFGSRVDILLPLDTEILVKIKDKVRGGITPIARYKD, encoded by the coding sequence ATGAAAATACACAAAGAAGGTAAGGTTATCATACTGATTTTTATTCTGATATTTTTCGCTATAAATATCCCCTTATTTTTATTTTTTCAGGATTATCTTTTGTTTGATATACTGATGCTTGCTTTTACGTTTATCTGGCTCATTATTATCATACGTTTTTTTAGAGAGCCTTCGCGGGATTTTGTTTTAGATGATAAGATTATTTTTTCCGGCGCTGACGGCGTGGTTGTTGCTATTGAAGAAATTAATGAAGAAAAATATCTGAATGAAAAACGCATTCAGGTTTCGGTTTTTATGTCGCTAAATAATGTGCATGTTAATTGGTTCCCTGTTAGCGGGAAAGTCATTAAAACAGAAGATTATTATGGAAGGTATTTTGTTGCCCGAAAACCAAAGTCTTCATATATGAACGAGCAAACAACCACCATCATAAAACCCGAGGGGCGGTCACCGATTCTGGTCAGACAAATTGCCGGCTTTGTGGCAAGGCGTATCATATGTTATGCAGAAGAAAAAATGCAAGCAATGCAGTGTGACCAACTGGGGTTTATAAAATTTGGATCCCGTGTGGATATTCTTTTACCTTTGGATACCGAGATATTGGTAAAAATTAAGGATAAAGTCCGCGGAGGAATAACTCCTATTGCCCGTTACAAAGATTAA